Proteins co-encoded in one Melopsittacus undulatus isolate bMelUnd1 chromosome 18, bMelUnd1.mat.Z, whole genome shotgun sequence genomic window:
- the POLB gene encoding DNA polymerase beta gives MSKRKAPQESPNEGITDFLTELANYERNVNRAIHKYNAYRKAASVISRYPGKIQSGAEAKKLDGVGAKIAEKIDEFLSTGKLRKLEKIRQDDTSSSISLLTRVTGIGPAAARKFVEEGIKTLEDLRKNEHKLTHHQRIGLKYFEDFEKRIPREEMLQMQEIVLKEVKKLDPNYIATVCGSFRRGAESSGDMDVLLTHPSFTSESSKQSKLLHQVVEQLEKVHFVTDVLSKGDTKFMGVCQLPDKEDGTAYPHRRIDIRLIPKDQYYCGVLYFTGSDIFNKNMRTHALEMGFTINEYTIRRLGVTGVAGEALPVESEEDIFDYIQWKYREPKDRSE, from the exons ATGAGCAAGCGGAAGGCGCCGCAGGAGAGCCCCAATGAGGGCATCACCGACTTCCTCACGG AACTGGCCAACTACGAGCGCAACGTGAACCGGGCCATCCACAAGTACAACGCGTACAG GAAGGCGGCCTCGGTCATCTCCCGGTACCCCGGCAAGATCCAGAGCGGGGCCGAAGCCAAGAAGCTG GATGGAGTAGGTGCTAAAATAGCTGAGAAGATAGATGAGTTCCTATCCACGGGGAAGCTGCGCAAGCTGGAAAAG attCGACAAGATGATACAAGCTCATCTATCAGTCTCCTGACACGAGTTACTGGCATTGG tcctgctgctgccaggaagTTTGTTGAGGAAGGGATTAAGACTTTAGAAG ATCTCAGGAAAAATGAGCACAAGCTGACCCATCACCAGCGAATTGGGCTGAA ATACTTTGAAGATTTTGAGAAAAGAATCCCAAGAGAAGAAATGCTGCAAATGCAG GAGATTGTGCTGAAAGAGGTAAAGAAGCTGGACCCAAACTATATTGCTACAGTCTGTGGCAGTTTTAGACGAG GTGCAGAGTCAAGTGGTGATATGGATGTTCTCCTGACCCACCCGAGTTTCACATCTGAATCATCCAAACAG TCGAAACTTCTGCATCAAGTTGTAGAACAACTGGAGAAAGTCCACTTTGTGACAGATGTGCTGTCTAAGGGAGACACAAAGTTCATG GGTGTCTGTCAGCTGCCAGACAAAGAAGATGGAACAGCCTATCCACACAGGAGAATTGATATCCG GCTTATCCCCAAAGATCAGTATTACTGTGGTGTACTGTACTTCACAGGAAGTGATATATTCAATAAGAACATGAGAACTCATGCTCTGGAAATGGGCTTCACCATCAATGAGTATACAATCCGTCGCTTGGGTGTCACTG GAGTTGCTGGGGAGGCCCTACCAGTCGAAAGTGAAGAAGACATCTTTGATTATATCCAGTGGAAGTACCGAGAGCCAAAGGATCGGAGTGAATAA
- the VDAC3 gene encoding voltage-dependent anion-selective channel protein 3, with product MAVPPAYSDLGKSARDVFNKGYGFGMVKLEFKTKSSSGVEFTATGTSNTDTGKASGNLETKYKFKDYGLSFTQKWNTDNTLGTEVSMEDQLIEGLKVALDTTFVPNTGKKGGKLKTSYKRDYVNLGCNIDIDLSGPTICGWAVLGYEGWLAGYQMAFDTAKSKLSQNNFALGYRAGDFQLHTNVNDGTEFGGSIYQKVNDKIETSVNLAWTAGSNNTRFGIATKYQMDEKTSLVAKVNNASLIGVGYSHALRPGIKLTVSGLIDGKNFSAGGHKIGLGFELEA from the exons ATGGCTGTCCCACCAGCATACAGTGACCTGGGGAAGTCTGCCAGGGATGTATTCAACAAGGGGTATG GATTTGGAATGGTCAAGTTAGAGTTCAAGACCAAGTCTTCCAGTGGGGTG GAATTCACTGCAACTGGTACTTCCAACACAGACACAGGCAAAGCTTCAGGCAACCTAGAGACCAAATACAAGTTCAAGGACTATGGACTTTCATTCACACAGAAGTGGAACACAGACAACACGTTGGGAACAGAAGTTTCCATGGAGGATCAG ttGATTGAAGGATTGAAGGTGGCTCTTGACACTACATTTGTACCAAACACAGG GAAGAAGGGTGGAAAGTTGAAGACCTCCTACAAAAGAGATTATGTAAATCTAGGCTGCAACATAGACATTGATCTCTCTGGACCAACCATCTGTGGCTGGGCAGTGTTGGGCTATGAAGGCTGGCTTGCTGGCTACCAAATGGCTTTTGATACAGCCAAATCTAAGCTTTCACAAAATAACTTTGCCTTGGGATATAGGGCAGGAGACTTTCAGCTGCACACTAATGT GAATGATGGCACCGAGTTTGGTGGGTCTATTTATCAGAAGGTTAATGATAAGATTGAGACATCAGTCAATCTTGCATGGACTGCTGGCAGTAACAACACACGTTTTGGTATTGCTACGAAGTACCAAATGGATGAGAAGACTTCCCTTGTG GCTAAAGTGAATAATGCCAGCCTGATTGGAGTTGGTTACTCTCATGCCCTCCGACCAG GCATAAAGCTGACCGTCTCAGGCTTGATTGATGGCAAGAATTTCAGTGCTGGAGGTCACAAAATTGGGCTGGGATTTGAGCTGGAAGCTTAA
- the IKBKB gene encoding inhibitor of nuclear factor kappa-B kinase subunit beta gives MSRPPALQAQTCGPWEMKERLGTGGFGNVIRWHNKETGEQVAIKQCRQELSPRNRDRWALEIQIMKRLNHPNVVAARDVPEGMQKLAPNDLPLLAMEYCQGGDLRKYLNQLENCCGLREEAILILLSDIASALRYLHENRIIHRDLKPENIVLQQGEQRLIHKIIDLGYAKELDQGSLCTSFVGTLQYLAPELLEQQKYTVTVDYWSFGTLAFECITGFRPFLPNWQPVQWHTKVRQKSELDIVVYEDLSGEVKFSSSLPCPNNLNSVLAGRLEKWLQLMLMWHPRQRGTDPTYGPNGCFKALDDILNLKLLHVLNMVTGTVHTYPVTEEDTLQSVKARIELDTGIPEQDQELLQEAGLALLSQKLTTKHTADGKVNDTAAADTDLLFLFDNQKVTYEAQVALRPHPESVDCILQDPKKNLHFFQLRKVWGQIWHTIRMLKEDCNRLQQGQRAAMMNLLRYNSTLSKMKNSMASLSQQLKAKLDFFKTSIQIDLEKYKEQIEFGITSEKLLFAWKEMEQAVELCGREDDVDQLVKKMMALQTDIVDLQRSPLGRKQGGTLEDLEEQARELYRRLREKPRDQRTSGDSQEIVRLLLQAIQSFEKKVRVIYAQLSKTVVCKQKALELFPRVEKVMNLMNEDEETVVRLQEKRQKELWNLLKIACSKVRGPVTGSPESMNTSRPGSPGHLLLQVPSGTYNLPESVRKSEELLLESQKLCSQLENVMHDTMKDQEQSFLALDWSWLQLQVEEINSPEQTQM, from the exons ATGAGCCGGCCGCCGGCCCTGCAGGCGCAGACCTGCGGCCCCTGGGAGATGAAGGAGCGCCTGGGCACCGGCGGCTTCGGGAACGTGATCCGCTGGCACAACAAG GAGACCGGCGAGCAAGTGGCCATCAAGCAGTGCCGGCAGGAGCTGAGTCCGCGCAACCGGGACCGCTGGGCGCTGGAGATACAGATCATGAAGAG GCTGAACCATCCCAATGTGGTGGCTGCCCGTGATGTCCCTGAAGGAATGCAGAAGCTTGCACCAAATGACTTGCCATTGCTGGCCATGGAGTACTGCCAAGGCGGAGACCTCCGCAAG TACCTGAATCAGCTGGAGAATTGCTGTGGCTTGCGGGAAGAAGCTATTCTCATCTTGTTATCTGATATTG CTTCTGCTCTCAGGTACCTTCATGAGAACAGGATTATCCACAGAGACTTGAAACCAGAGAACattgtgctgcagcagggagagcaaaGG TTAATACACAAAATCATTGACCTTGGCTACGCTAAGGAGTTGGATCAAGGTAGCCTATGCACATCCTTTGTTGGGACTCTACAGTACTTG gctccagagctgctggaaCAGCAGAAATACACAGTGACAGTGGATTACTGGAGCTTTGGCACACTGGCCTTTGAGTGCATCACAGGATTCCGGCCATTCCTACCCAACTGGCAGCCAGTGCAATG GCATACAAAAGTACGACAGAAGAGTGAGCTGGATATTGTCGTTTACGAAGACTTATCTGGAGAAGTCAAATTTTCTAGCAGTTTACCCTGCCCAAACAATCTAAACAG TGTTTTGGCTGGGAGGCTGGAGAAATGGCTGCAACTCATGTTAATGTGGCACCCACGGCAGAGAGGTACAGATCCTACATATGGACCCAATGGGTGTTTCAAAGCTTTGGATGACATTTTGAACTTGAAG TTGCTTCATGTTTTGAACATGGTTACGGGAACTGTCCACACCTACCCTGTGACAGAGGAGGATACTCTGCAGAGTGTGAAGGCCAGAATCGAGTTAGATACGGGTATCCCAGAACAggaccaggagctgctgcaggaagctggACTTGCATTGTTGTCCCAGAAGCTGACCACTAAACATACAGCTGATGGCAAG GTGAAtgacactgcagctgcagacacagacctcctcttcctcttcgATAACCAGAAAGTTACCTACGAGGCTCAGGTTGCCTTGCGTCCTCATCCAGAAAGCGTTGACTGCATCC TTCAGGATCCAAAGAAGAATCTCCACTTTTTCCAGTTGAGGAAGGTCTGGGGTCAGATCTGGCACACGATCCGGATGCTGAAGGAGGACTGTAACCGGCTTCAGCAGGGACAGCGAGCAGCCAT GATGAATTTGTTGCGTTACAATAGTACTCTCTCGAAGATGAAGAATTCTATGGCATCCCTTTCtcagcagctgaaagcaaagctggaCTTCTTTAAAACAAGCATTCAGATCGATCTGGAGAAGTATAAAGAGCAGATTGAATTTGGAATTA CTTCTGAGAAACTGCTGTTTGCCTGGAAGGAGATGGAGCAAGCTGTGGAACTCTGTGGGAGG GAGGATGATGTAGATCAGCTAGTGAAGAAGATGATGGCCCTGCAGACAGACATTGTGGACCTACAGAGAAGCCCACTAGGTCGTAAACAAGGAGGAACACTGGAGGATTT AGAAGAACAAGCCAGAGAGCTGTATCGGAGATTGAGAGAGAAGCCAAGAG ATCAGAGGACAAGCGGTGACAGCCAAGAAATAGTACGACTGCTCCTACAGGCAATCCAGAGCTTTGAAAAGAAAGTCCGAGTCATTTATGCTCAGCTGAG TAAAACTGTAGTCTGCAAGCAGAAGGCACTGGAGTTGTTCCCCAGAGTGGAGAAAGTGATGAATCTGATGAATGAAGATGAGGAAACAGTTGTTCGGCTTCAGGAGAAACGCCAGAAAGAATTGTGGAACTTGCTGAAAATTGCTTGt agtaAAGTACGTGGTCCTGTTACTGGCAGTCCAGAGAGCATGAACACATCACGTCCTGGTAGTCCCGGTCACCTGCTACTGCAGGTCCCTTCTGGAACCTACAACTTACCAGAATCTGTCAGGAAAAG TGAGGAGCTACTGCTGGAATCACAGAAACTCTGTAGCCAACTAGAAAATGTGATGCATGACACAATGAAGGATCAGGAGCAGAGCTTCTTG GCTCTAGATTGGAGCTGGCTGCAGCTTCAggtagaggaaataaacagtcCAGAACAAACCCAGATGTAA